One segment of Lytechinus pictus isolate F3 Inbred chromosome 13, Lp3.0, whole genome shotgun sequence DNA contains the following:
- the LOC129274624 gene encoding ribonuclease P protein subunit p25-like protein, with the protein MEHYEKGKVIEDDDPDGPFLHLGFKFDDVITMKIRSGTKIKNIIQFATKKMQEDDTRRIIFTGKGQAVTKTVTCVEILKREVKNLHQINKSYFRRIEEYWEPKEEGLDRLKVNKDVPALAVLLSKDRLDDTELGYQAPGSFEAHRIVEAKQDKRKKNQQRQQTGGGGDGESRSARSVDQRQERENQGSMARRKRQRKRRDEKRTFNEKQGSGGDKTKE; encoded by the exons A TGGAGCATTACGAAAAGGGTAAAGTGATAGAAGACGATGATCCTGATGGACCTTTCCTCCATCTTGGATTCAAGTTCGATGATGTCATTACAATGAAGATTAGGTCTGGAACCAAGATAAAGAACATCATTCAGTTTGCTACCAAGAAAATGCAG GAAGATGATACTCGAAGAATAATATTTACAGGGAAAGGTCAGGCTGTTACCAAGACTGTGACATGCGTTGAAATCCTGAAGAGAGAGGTGAAAAACCTTCATCAAATAAACAAATCTTACTTCAGAAG AATAGAAGAATACTGGGAGCCTAAAGAAGAAGGATTAGATAG ACTAAAGGTGAATAAAGATGTCCCTGCATTGGCCGTTCTTCTCTCCAAAGATCGACTAGATGACACTGAACTTGG ctACCAAGCACCGGGGTCTTTTGAAGCTCATCGAATAGTTGAAGCAAAGCAAGACAAGAGAAAGAAGAACCAACAAAGACAGCAGACTGGAGGAGGCGGTGATGGAGAATCGCGGTCTGCACGTTCTGTCGATCAGAGACAGGAGAGGGAAAACCAGGGCAGCATGGCAAGAAGGAAGAGGCAAAGGAAGAGGAGAGATGAGAAGAGAACGTTTAATGAGAAGCAAGGTAGCGGTGGAGACAAGACTAAGGAATAA